The following is a genomic window from Actinomycetota bacterium.
GCGTCGGCAAGTCCACCCTCGTCAACCTCGCCGGTGGCCTGGACCGACCCACCGCCGGCAAGGTGTTGATCGAGGGCACCGACCTCACCACCCTCGGCGCCAACGACCTCGCGGCCGTCCGACGGCGGCACCTCGGGTTCGTCTTCCAGTCCGGCAACCTCATCCCGACGCTCACGGCGGTCGAGAACGTCGCGTTGCCACTCGAACTGGACGGCGTTTCGGTCCGGGATGCTCACGACGAGGCGCGCGCGGCCATCGCCTCCGTCGCCGACCCGGCGCTCGCCGACCGCTACCCCGACCAGCTCTCGGGCGGCGAACAGCAGCGCGTCGCGGTCGCGCGGGCGTTGACGGGCCGCCGTCGTCTCTTGCTCGCCGACGAGCCGACCGGTGCCCTGGACGAGGTGAGCGCCGAGGGGGTGCTGCGCCTGATCCGGCAACGGTGCGATGCCGGCGCATCGGCGCTGATGGTGACCCATGATCCGGCGCAGGCTGCCTGGGCCGATCGCATCGTGCGACTCCGCGACGGGATCATCGAATCCGTCGTCGAGACCAGCCGCGACGTGGAGGTGGTGCGGTGACGCCGGCTCTGTGGCGCATCGCACGACGGTCCGCGTGGACGTCGAAGCGGCGCAGCTTCCTCATCGTCATCCTCATCGCGCTGGCGGTCGCCGGTGCGGTCGCTGCGGCCGTCGGAGTGCGTTCGGGCCAGGTCCCGCTCGATCAGCAGCTCGCCGCCCGGTACGGCACCGCCGACCTGCGCGTCGATCTGTTCCGCCACGGTGTCAGCTACGGGGACCTTCCGCCGCAGTTGCAGGCGGTGGTTGACGATCGCTACGGCGGACCCGTACCCGAACTCACCGCGGCGGCCGTCCAGACCGTGCTCGACCGCGAGCTGTCCACCCGGGCCGAGGTCCTGCGTTACGAGGAGACGTACCTGGTCAGCGACGAGTTCGACGCGATGATCTCGACCATCGACCCGACCGCCGGCCTGGCCGCAGGCCGGCTCATCACGCCGGGTCCCGCCCCCGGCCCCGGCGAGACGCTGGTCTCTCCCAGCCTCCTCGAGGCGCTCGACGTGGGCGTCGGCGACCGTGTCGAGCTGCCGGGCCTCGCGCAGCTCGAGGTCGTCGGCACGGCGGAACCCGCCGATGTGCTCGGGATGGGCCTCGCCGTGGTCCACCCCGAGGACGCCCTGCCCGCCTTCCTCTGGGGTCGGACCACCGTGTGGCTGGTCGGTGGGCTGGGAGAGGAGGAGGCCGCCGAGTTCGGTGCGCGACTCGACACGCTGCTCAACCGGCAGGAGGATCCGGTTGTCGGCG
Proteins encoded in this region:
- a CDS encoding ABC transporter ATP-binding protein, with the translated sequence MTAVLELAGVCRHYRDGDRLVAALDGVDLEIHPGELVAITGRSGVGKSTLVNLAGGLDRPTAGKVLIEGTDLTTLGANDLAAVRRRHLGFVFQSGNLIPTLTAVENVALPLELDGVSVRDAHDEARAAIASVADPALADRYPDQLSGGEQQRVAVARALTGRRRLLLADEPTGALDEVSAEGVLRLIRQRCDAGASALMVTHDPAQAAWADRIVRLRDGIIESVVETSRDVEVVR